Part of the Alphaproteobacteria bacterium genome is shown below.
TCTATTGTGGCCTGCGGGCGTTCGAGCTGCCGCTGCGCCCGGCCGGCACCGAGTTTCAGCAGGCGATCTGGGACGCCATGCTACGGATCCCGCCGGGTCAGGTGCGGACCTATGGCGAGCTCGCCGCGGCGGTCGGCTCGCCGGGCGCCGCGCGCGCCGTCGGCGGCGCCTGCGGCAAAAACCCGATCCCGGTCCTCATCCCCTGCCACCGCGTCATCGCCGGCGACCACCTCGGCGGCTATTCCGGCGCCGGCGGCCTCGCGACCAAGTCGGCGCTGCTTCAACTCGAGGGCTATTTGCTCTGCGCCTAGGCGACGGTTTTGATCGGGCGT
Proteins encoded:
- a CDS encoding methylated-DNA--[protein]-cysteine S-methyltransferase, which encodes MPHAVYDSPVGPLTVVEEDGVITELRFEDRPDVSTTPLLAAACEQLYGYFYCGLRAFELPLRPAGTEFQQAIWDAMLRIPPGQVRTYGELAAAVGSPGAARAVGGACGKNPIPVLIPCHRVIAGDHLGGYSGAGGLATKSALLQLEGYLLCA